Proteins from a genomic interval of Bifidobacterium longum subsp. infantis ATCC 15697 = JCM 1222 = DSM 20088:
- a CDS encoding Abi family protein — MRKQAKSVFEMIELLKQRGLTIDVPDMPGILLDNNYYRLSAYFRPFQKDPANGDNDFRPGAKVSDFLTPFMLDDQFRRLILEGTSRLELTLRARLAYNLALNGDAYNYDEPDSYRDIAYPNGMLKRDALISNIKGWVSRSHEVCIRHYRHQHEQPPVWAVVEVLPFDTLSKMLQLHLDMDAVAKTVLSLGLCKNRRRASEIVHAMVYLRNLCSHHSRLWNREMVITPAVLKDMRAAFPEFAYEDKSVGNSLIVLMYLVDRINGDREYSHRILDFLAQDDSYRHGILHPLHWD, encoded by the coding sequence GTGCGTAAGCAGGCCAAGTCGGTGTTCGAGATGATCGAACTGCTCAAGCAGCGCGGCCTGACCATCGATGTGCCCGACATGCCAGGCATCCTGTTGGACAATAACTACTATCGCCTGTCCGCGTATTTCCGCCCGTTCCAGAAGGATCCGGCGAACGGTGACAATGATTTCCGACCAGGTGCGAAGGTATCCGATTTCCTTACTCCCTTTATGCTGGACGACCAGTTCCGCCGCCTTATCCTTGAGGGCACCTCGCGTCTGGAACTGACACTCCGTGCGCGCCTCGCCTACAACCTGGCGCTGAACGGCGACGCCTACAACTATGACGAGCCGGATTCCTATCGTGACATCGCGTATCCGAACGGCATGTTGAAGCGAGACGCCCTGATCTCGAACATCAAGGGCTGGGTGTCCCGTTCCCACGAAGTATGCATCCGCCACTACCGCCACCAGCACGAGCAGCCACCGGTGTGGGCCGTGGTGGAGGTGCTACCGTTCGATACCTTGTCCAAGATGCTCCAGTTGCATCTGGACATGGATGCCGTGGCCAAGACAGTGCTCTCGCTGGGATTGTGCAAGAACCGCCGCCGTGCCTCGGAAATCGTGCACGCGATGGTTTACCTGCGCAACCTGTGCTCACATCACTCTCGCCTGTGGAACCGCGAGATGGTGATCACCCCGGCGGTGCTCAAGGACATGAGGGCGGCGTTCCCGGAATTTGCATACGAAGACAAATCAGTTGGCAACTCGCTGATTGTGCTCATGTATCTCGTTGACCGTATCAACGGCGACCGGGAATACTCGCACAGAATCCTTGATTTCCTGGCACAGGATGATTCATACCGGCATGGCATCCTCCATCCGCTGCACTGGGACTAG
- a CDS encoding IS110 family transposase, translating to MTPPNEVVRAGIDTHTDTHTIALLDERGRPLGAETFTADPDGYDRLIGMPPGPGRVAAVGVEGTNSFGAALARRLTAAGYEVREVPRPRRSVRRRDGKSDPLDAVAAARSVMAGDGTSLPKSSDGWVEALRHLNAQRSQLVSAMTAIPDSTNGLLAAAPEPIRERYRGLRSETRMNRLAECRPAGGLVERSVLAALKSAAKAWKALKRQAGLLEERMRLILEEHARPLLDMYCAGAVIAATLAIVAGDNPERIRSEAAFAKLCGVCPIPASSGRTNRHRLNKGGNRQGNMALHRIAIVRLRYHKPTRDYMAKKTREGKGKLEIIRCVKRFIAREAYRALISIRNGEVGRGTPAERGAKLRELRVSRNITQQQIGEALCVPSSRISEIERGARDLPELEQRAIQWIHSTTNPKQHTQTLDNV from the coding sequence CGTTCACGGCGGACCCGGACGGATACGACAGGCTGATCGGCATGCCGCCCGGGCCGGGCAGGGTCGCGGCCGTGGGCGTGGAGGGCACGAACTCGTTCGGAGCGGCCCTGGCCCGTCGTCTCACTGCCGCCGGATACGAGGTGCGCGAGGTGCCGCGCCCCAGGCGAAGCGTGCGCCGCAGGGACGGCAAGTCCGATCCCCTCGACGCGGTCGCCGCTGCCCGTAGCGTCATGGCCGGCGACGGCACGAGCCTGCCGAAAAGCTCGGACGGCTGGGTCGAGGCACTGCGCCACCTCAACGCGCAGCGATCCCAACTGGTGTCGGCGATGACCGCGATCCCCGATTCGACGAACGGGCTGCTCGCCGCCGCCCCGGAACCCATCAGGGAACGTTACCGGGGGTTGAGGAGCGAGACCCGCATGAACAGGCTCGCCGAATGCAGACCGGCCGGCGGCCTGGTCGAGCGGAGCGTGCTGGCCGCGCTGAAATCCGCCGCCAAGGCATGGAAGGCGCTCAAACGGCAGGCCGGTCTCCTGGAGGAACGCATGCGCCTGATCCTCGAGGAACACGCCAGGCCGCTGCTCGACATGTACTGCGCGGGCGCCGTCATCGCCGCGACCCTGGCCATCGTCGCCGGGGACAACCCCGAACGCATCCGAAGCGAGGCCGCGTTCGCCAAACTCTGCGGCGTCTGCCCCATCCCCGCGTCCAGCGGCAGGACCAACCGACACAGGCTCAACAAAGGCGGCAACCGGCAGGGCAATATGGCATTGCACCGCATCGCCATCGTCCGCCTGCGATACCACAAGCCGACCCGCGACTACATGGCCAAAAAGACCCGCGAGGGCAAAGGCAAGCTCGAGATCATCCGCTGCGTCAAACGGTTCATCGCCCGCGAGGCATACCGGGCGCTCATCAGCATACGCAACGGCGAGGTCGGACGCGGGACCCCGGCCGAACGCGGCGCCAAGCTGCGCGAACTACGCGTCAGCCGGAACATCACCCAGCAACAGATCGGCGAGGCGCTCTGCGTGCCCTCGAGCCGCATCAGCGAGATCGAACGCGGCGCACGCGACCTTCCCGAACTCGAGCAACGGGCCATCCAGTGGATACACTCGACAACCAACCCAAAACAACACACCCAAACGCTTGACAATGTATAG